From the genome of Colletotrichum destructivum chromosome 10, complete sequence, one region includes:
- a CDS encoding Putative small ribosomal subunit protein mS45, with amino-acid sequence MRRFHFQWSLRRKLANSGALSAARPFLITMPPRAGSSLSPLALGAKWCDAYASTTLRSRPAVQLACAFSTTSQQSRRSKPQHELQHWLKARGSIFRDVPSDGPKYLSMNDDQPFPLNPFFKSQPVLSEDMREEIFTRVKEKKESLKLVSAELGVDVRRVAAVVRMMEVEKQWIAERKPLARPYARAVLRMLPQTELNKDRPDLQSPHEPINEIHVHRLTMQQLFVPVSESRQFDREDAAKAFHRKMLSVDGRSPHKELISMRKAAAAGGSAAELTKKFREVTRAEEDRLVERERRRLEKAEEETQRVDTGRFEFRFKEMNVDSAGKDGRSRRGVGWRYGVPFYDRRKGELKIPTSVP; translated from the exons ATGAGGCGCTTCC ACTTCCAATGGTCGCTTCGCCGTAAGTTGGCGAACTCAGGCGCGCTCTCCGCGGCCAGACCATTTTTGATCACAATGCCTCCACGAGCTGGATCGTCATTATCGCCATTGGCTCTCGGGGCCAAGTGGTGCGATGCTTACGCGAGCACAACGTTACGGTCTCGCCCAGCCGTCCAACTCGCTTGCGCTTTTTCAACGACATCACAGCAATCCAGAAGATCAAAGCCGCAGCATGAGCTGCAGCATTGGCTGAAGGCTCGGGGTTCCATCTTTCGCGATGTCCCCAGTGACGGCCCCAAGTATCTATCCATGAACGATGACCAGCCCTTCCCGCTGAATCCCTTCTTCAAGAGTCAGCCTGTGTTGAGCGAGGACATGAGGGAAGAGATCTTTACAAGGGtaaaagagaagaaggaatCTCTAAAACTGGTTTCAGCCGAATTAGGTGTCGATgtccgccgcgtcgccgccgttgtgcGAATGATGGAGGTGGAGAAGCAGTGGATTGCCGAG CGCAAACCATTGGCTCGGCCATACGCGAGGGCGGTTCTCCGAATGCTGCCCCAGACCGAGCTGAATAAAGACAGACCGGATCTGCAGAGTCCTCATGAACCTATCAACGAGATCCATGTCCACAGGCTTACGATGCAGCAACTGTTCGTGCCCGTGTCCGAGTCTCGCCAGTTCGACAGAGAAGATGCTGCGAAGGCTTTCCACAGAAAAATGCTTTCTGTGGACGGCCGCTCGCCACACAAGGAGCTCATTTCCATGAGgaaagctgctgctgctggcggtTCGGCAGCCGAGTTGACCAAGAAATTCAGAGAGGTCACAAGGGCTGAAGAGGACAGATTAGTCGAGAGGGAGCGCCGACGTCTTgagaaggccgaggaagagaccCAACGTGTGGATACCGGTCGTTTCGAGTTCCGATTCAAGGAGATGAACGTCGACAGCGCCGGTAAGGATGGTCGAAGCAGAAGAGGCGTTGGCTGGAGATATGGCGTGCCCTTCTACGATCGCAGGAAGGGCGAGCTGAAGATTCCTACGTCGGTGCCCTGA